CTGTGGCAGGTGCCCGCGATCTTCCAGGCGGGGCTCCTGTTCCCCGTGCTCTGGGCGGGCGGCGCGGCGGCACTCATCTACCTGCTGCGGGATCGATCGTTCACACGGCGCAAGCTCTGGAACTTCCGCGTCGCGTACGATCGATTCGGCGTCGTCGTGCTGCGCTGGATCATCCTCACCGCCGTCGTCATGCTGCTGTTTGGATTGGCGGCGGGCCAGCGCATCGGCGGGCTGCAGTTCCCGGCCGGGCTCTTCGGGCTGCCGCGCGAAATTCCGGTGCTGTGGGGCATCATCATGCTCGCCTACCCGTGGTTTTCGGTCTTCCCGCAGAACCTGATCTACCGCGCGTTTTTCTGCCAGCGTTACG
The sequence above is a segment of the Phycisphaeraceae bacterium D3-23 genome. Coding sequences within it:
- a CDS encoding CPBP family glutamic-type intramembrane protease, whose translation is MNTAAPPSAARRAWLWAEMALIFVGGPVVLWQVPAIFQAGLLFPVLWAGGAAALIYLLRDRSFTRRKLWNFRVAYDRFGVVVLRWIILTAVVMLLFGLAAGQRIGGLQFPAGLFGLPREIPVLWGIIMLAYPWFSVFPQNLIYRAFFCQRYAPVLGTGWAMILLNAVLFSFGHVMFGNWVVLGLTLLGGALFTRTYLKHQSLLLATIEHALYGSFCFSVGIGIFLLYGSGN